Proteins encoded by one window of Corvus cornix cornix isolate S_Up_H32 chromosome 27, ASM73873v5, whole genome shotgun sequence:
- the SH2D5 gene encoding SH2 domain-containing protein 5 isoform X1, producing the protein MKKKPGNGRGPDPAAPQQRARSVTKPAEYVGSFTVEELDLQQRAGRLEEQLRTLKDCPRRRSVVLRFSLQGLKVYGADGETLLMAHALRRILYSTWRLPDRQFAFVARNPHSPPSTLFCHLFVGLPGEVQTLHLLLCRSFQLCYLLAHPEEQAGEGELPGPGVLREPLNPEEVSRNVNALVSFRRLPAPAGLGPLGTGDRRPEAEGRAWRPGNPYCSPVLVRKKAIRSKVLRSGAYRDCGGEGQLHQHPRDAAAAGWESKGTRSLAFLPENESVLAESVWAFAGIARDAGVALLRRDVPGAFLLRPEPGLPKRWCLWVRAPCGVVSYGLARTHQGRFCVEHSNTEFASVAALLAHYSGTRGGCFCRLAPGRRNPGYEERDPGGGASAGAGEAAWAPAAPIGVQHERG; encoded by the exons ATGAAGAAGAAGCCGGGCAATGGGCGGGGGCCGGACCCTGCGGCCCCCCAGCAGCGAGCCCGGAGCGTCACCAAGCCAGCAGAG TATGTGGGATCATTCACGGTGGAGGAGCTGGACCTGCAGCAGCGAGCGGGGAGGTTGGAGGAGCAGCTGCGGACGCTGAAG GACTGTCCCAGGAGGAGGTCGGTGGTGCTGAGGTTCAGCTTGCAGGGGCTGAAGGTCTACGGTGCTGATGGGGAG ACGCTGCTGATGGCACACGCGCTGCGCCGGATCCTGTACAGCACCTGGAGGCTCCCCGACCGCCAGTTCGCCTTCGTGGCCCGCaacccccacagcccccccagcACCCTCTTCTGCCACCTCTTCGTGGGGCTCCCGGGAGAG GTCCAGACCCTGCACCTCTTGCTCTGCCgctctttccagctctgctaCCTCCTGGCGCACCCCGAGGAGCAGGCAGGCGAGGGGGAGCTCCCGGGGCCGGGGGTGCTGCGGGAGCCCCTCAACCCCGAGGAGGTGTCACGGAACGTCAACGCCCTCGTGTCCTTCCGGCGCCTGCCCGCGCCCGCCGGCCTTGGCCCGCTGGGCACCGGG GACCGGCGGCCAGAGGCGGAAGGCAGAGCCTGGCGCCCGGGGAATCCCTACTGCTCGCCGGTGCTGGTGCGCAAGAAAGCCATTCGGAGCAAAGTGCTGCGCTCGGGAGCCTACCGGGACTGCGGGGGCGAGGGAcagctccaccagcacccccgCGACGCTG CGGCGGCGGGATGGGAGAGCAAAGGGACGAGGAGTTTGGCCTTCCTGCCCGAAAACGAGAGCGTCCTGGCCGAGAGCGTGTGGGCCTTCGCCGGCATCGCCAG GGACGCCGGGGTCGCGCTGCTGCGGCGGGACGTGCCCGGCGCCTTCCTCCTGCGCCCCGAGCCCGGGCTGCCCAAGCGCTGGTGCCTGTGGGTGCGGGCGCCCTGCGGCGTCGTGTCCTACGGCCTCGCCAGGACACACCAGGGCCGGTTCTGCGTGGAG CACTCCAACACCGAGTTCGCCAGCGTGGCCGCCCTCCTGGCCCACTACTCTGGGACACGGGGAGGCTGCTTCTGCCGCCTGGCCCCCGGCCGACGCAACCCCGGCTATGAGGAGCGGGACCCCGGTGGCGGGGCCAGCGCCGGGGCGGGGGAGGCCGCCTgggcccccgccgcccccaTCGGGGTGCAGCACGAGCGGGGGtag
- the SH2D5 gene encoding SH2 domain-containing protein 5 isoform X2, with amino-acid sequence MKKKPGNGRGPDPAAPQQRARSVTKPAEYVGSFTVEELDLQQRAGRLEEQLRTLKDCPRRRSVVLRFSLQGLKVYGADGETLLMAHALRRILYSTWRLPDRQFAFVARNPHSPPSTLFCHLFVGLPGERLSPPAGPDPAPLALPLFPALLPPGAPRGAGRRGGAPGAGGAAGAPQPRGGVTERQRPRVLPAPARARRPWPAGHRGPAARGGRQSLAPGESLLLAGAGAQESHSEQSAALGSLPGLRGRGTAPPAPPRRCGGGMGEQRDEEFGLPARKRERPGRERVGLRRHRQGRRGRAAAAGRARRLPPAPRARAAQALVPVGAGALRRRVLRPRQDTPGPVLRGALQHRVRQRGRPPGPLLWDTGRLLLPPGPRPTQPRL; translated from the exons ATGAAGAAGAAGCCGGGCAATGGGCGGGGGCCGGACCCTGCGGCCCCCCAGCAGCGAGCCCGGAGCGTCACCAAGCCAGCAGAG TATGTGGGATCATTCACGGTGGAGGAGCTGGACCTGCAGCAGCGAGCGGGGAGGTTGGAGGAGCAGCTGCGGACGCTGAAG GACTGTCCCAGGAGGAGGTCGGTGGTGCTGAGGTTCAGCTTGCAGGGGCTGAAGGTCTACGGTGCTGATGGGGAG ACGCTGCTGATGGCACACGCGCTGCGCCGGATCCTGTACAGCACCTGGAGGCTCCCCGACCGCCAGTTCGCCTTCGTGGCCCGCaacccccacagcccccccagcACCCTCTTCTGCCACCTCTTCGTGGGGCTCCCGGGAGAG CGTCTTTCTCCTCCCGCAGGTCCAGACCCTGCACCTCTTGCTCTGCCgctctttccagctctgctaCCTCCTGGCGCACCCCGAGGAGCAGGCAGGCGAGGGGGAGCTCCCGGGGCCGGGGGTGCTGCGGGAGCCCCTCAACCCCGAGGAGGTGTCACGGAACGTCAACGCCCTCGTGTCCTTCCGGCGCCTGCCCGCGCCCGCCGGCCTTGGCCCGCTGGGCACCGGG GACCGGCGGCCAGAGGCGGAAGGCAGAGCCTGGCGCCCGGGGAATCCCTACTGCTCGCCGGTGCTGGTGCGCAAGAAAGCCATTCGGAGCAAAGTGCTGCGCTCGGGAGCCTACCGGGACTGCGGGGGCGAGGGAcagctccaccagcacccccgCGACGCTG CGGCGGCGGGATGGGAGAGCAAAGGGACGAGGAGTTTGGCCTTCCTGCCCGAAAACGAGAGCGTCCTGGCCGAGAGCGTGTGGGCCTTCGCCGGCATCGCCAG GGACGCCGGGGTCGCGCTGCTGCGGCGGGACGTGCCCGGCGCCTTCCTCCTGCGCCCCGAGCCCGGGCTGCCCAAGCGCTGGTGCCTGTGGGTGCGGGCGCCCTGCGGCGTCGTGTCCTACGGCCTCGCCAGGACACACCAGGGCCGGTTCTGCGTGGAG CACTCCAACACCGAGTTCGCCAGCGTGGCCGCCCTCCTGGCCCACTACTCTGGGACACGGGGAGGCTGCTTCTGCCGCCTGGCCCCCGGCCGACGCAACCCCGGCTATGA